One region of Brassica napus cultivar Da-Ae chromosome A10, Da-Ae, whole genome shotgun sequence genomic DNA includes:
- the LOC106370931 gene encoding TNF receptor-associated factor homolog 1b isoform X1: MAETVPEVSGVSSNGHHSVSGGEALSLWRSSGQVENGTPSTSPSYWDTDDDEEDYGLKPSQLFGKHTWKIAKFSEINKRELRSSVFDAGGYKWYILIYPQGCDVCNHLSLFLCVANHEKLLPGWSHFAQFTIAVVNKDSKKSKFSDTLHRFWKKEHDWGWKKFMELPKLHEGFIDDSDSLTIEAQVQVIRERVDRPFRCLHCGYRRELVRVYFNNVEQHCRRFVEEKRSKLGRLIEDKARWTSFGVFWLGMDQNCRRRMSREKMDVILKGVVKHFFIEKEVTSTLVMDSLYSGLKALQGQAKNKKARPSLLDAKELPAPIVSVDKDMFVLVDDVLLLLERAALEPLPTHEDKSPQNRTKDANDGEEVNNEVVERDERRLTELGRRTVEIYVLTHIFSSKIEVAYQEAIALKRQEELIREEEEAWLAETEQRAKRGAAEREKKSKKKQAKQKRNKNKGKDKRKEEKVTVATHEKDLKENQHDEEEKDSVTERAQSSAEKTDILGDVSDDVSDSVDGSVDILHPDLEDGDSSSVHWETDTLETYPPPSGGSDISISTPNGIGERKNQSTVDDSSSTCSNDSIRSGVNNGSYKGNALNFRNQKSPNKGTNHQVKMISDTRSLASETDNQPSTLGTESKSQSSPSESDWVVVSRIQEPESSRNRSPVGKERNVAQIIVNSVDMDRLKVKSAAVLSSPRSAAKNPSPLTQTKPEKKSVDAVPNRKVISAPGPPSSSQVVRPSSEIQSQTVGPRADVQKISAPKQSATTTTISRPSSAPIIPAMQPAPIIASSSVQSTSSSLPRSVSSAGRLGPDSSVHNQQTYIPQSYKHAIVGNSPGSTSSFIHHTSSHGVVPTTLPSSSYSQTPTLSHQSSFPFSQDAFMWAGRSSNSVNMGMNSPYTPAVTSNRSISHIDVEIARQQQPQSLMTDEFPHLDIINDLLEDESCSNMAFNGNIYNSQPQLFNSQYAYRGGADLGMSGEFMSSGRSRSFGEEGFHYMPRVSASGAYGGDGLMPTQWQMGNVDLSLLAMRNSNLEDTTPTYHHHTYSSFSPGINGYTEYRPSSNGH, translated from the exons ATGGCAGAGACTGTTCCTGAAGTTTCTGGAGTGAGCTCAAATGGACATCACAGTGTATCAGGAGGAGAAGCACTCTCCTTGTGGAGGTCTTCTGGTCAAGTGGAGAATGGGACCCCATCAACATCTCCCTCTTACTGGGACAccgatgatgatgaagaagattaCG GCCTTAAACCCTCTCAATTATTTGGGAAACATACTTGGAAGATAGCTAAATTCTCAGAAATCAACAAAAGGGAGCTCCGTAGCAGTGTTTTTGATGCTGGCGGCTACAAATG gtatattttaatttatccaCAAGGATGTGATGTTTGCAATCATCTTTCCTTGTTCCTCTGTGTTGCAAACcatgagaaacttcttccag GCTGGAGTCATTTCGCTCAGTTCACTATAGCTGTGGTGAATAAAGATTCAAAGAAATCCAAGTTTTCAG ATACGCTGCACCGGTTTTGGAAGAAAGAGCATGATTGGGGATGGAAAAAGTTTATGGAGTTGCCTAAGTTACATGAAGGGTTCATAGATGATTCTGACTCTCTTACGATTGAGGCTCAAGTTCAGGTGATCAG GGAGAGGGTGGACCGACCTTTTCGCTGCCTTCATTGCGGTTATAGGAGAGAGCTGGTTAGGGTGTATTTTAATAATGTTGAGCAACATTGCCGACGTTTTGTGGAAGAGAAAAGAAGCAAGCTTGGGAGGTTGATAGAGGACAAGGCAAGATGGACGAG CTTCGGTGTTTTCTGGTTAGGGATGGACCAGAACTGTAGGCGTCGGATGTCTAGAGAGAAAATGGACGTTATACTAAAAGGAGTTGTAAAACACTTTTTCATAGAAAAGGAAGTTACATCCACTTTGGTGATGGATTCCTTGTATAGTGGGTTGAAGGCTCTTCAAGGCCAAGCTAAGAACAAGAAAGCTAGGCCAAGTTTGTTAGATGCCAAAGAATTGCCAGCTCCGATTGTTAGTGTGGACAAAGATATGTTCGTATTAGTTGATGATGTGCTGTTGCTCCTAGAGAGAGCTGCTCTAGAACCATTGCCTACACATGAGGATAAAAGTCCCCAAAACCGTACAAAG GATGCCAATGATGGAGAAGAGGTCAACAATGAAGTCGTTGAGCGTGATGAGAGACGTTTAACTGAGTTGGGTAGACGAACCGTGGAGATATATGTTCTTACCCATATCTTCAG CAGCAAAATCGAGGTTGCATATCAAGAAGCTATTGCGCTAAAAAGGCAGGAAGAACTGATTCGCGAGGAAGAGGAAGCGTGGTTGGCAGAAACCGAACAGAGGGCCAAAAGAGGAGCAGCAGAGAGGGAGAAGAAATCTAAAAAGAAACAA GCGAAACAGAAACGGAACAAAAATAAAGGGAAGGACAAAAGGAAGGAAGAAAAGGTGACTGTTGCAACACATGAAAAGGATCTAAAAGAGAACCAACATGATGAGGAAGAAAAGGATTCTGTGACAGAGAGAGCACAATCCTCAGCTGAAAAGACTGATATTCTAGGAGATGTGTCAGACGACGTATCTGATTCTGTGGATGGTTCGGTCGACATTCTTCACCCTGATTTAGAAGATGGGGACAGTAGCTCGGTCCATTGGGAAACCGACACCTTGGAAACTTATCCTCCTCCATCAGGAGGGAGTGACATTTCCATATCCACACCCAATGGAATTGGAGAAAGAAAGAATCAGTCCACAGTGGATGATAGTTCCTCAACTTGTTCTAATGATTCTATCCGGTCAGGGGTTAACAATGGGTCGTACAAAGGGAATGCCTTGAATTTCAGAAACCAGAAGTCACCAAACAA AGGAACGAACCACCAAGTAAAAATGATATCTGATACCCGGAGCTTAGCGAGTGAAACAGATAATCAACCTTCAACACTTGGAACAGAATCAAAGAGTCAGAGTTCTCCGTCCGAATCCGATTGGGTTGTTGTCTCCCGCATCCAGGAGCCAGAGAGCTCTCGGAATCGTAGTCCCGTTGGGAAG GAACGCAACGTTGCTCAAATCATTGTGAACTCGGTTGACATGGATCGACTTAAAGTGAAAAGCGCTGCTGTGCTTTCTTCTCCCAGAAGTGCTGCCAAGAATCCTTCACCATTAACTCAGACAAAGCCGGAGAAAAAGAGCGTTGACGCTGTTCCAAATAGGAAGGTAATCTCAGCTCCTGGACCACCTTCATCAAGTCAAGTAGTGCGGCCTTCTTCAGAGATTCAGTCGCAAACTGTTGGTCCCAGAGCTGATGTGCAAAAGATCTCTGCTCCAAAACAATCTGCGACAACAACAACTATATCAAGGCCGTCTAGTGCTCCAATAATCCCTGCGATGCAACCGGCCCCTATCATCGCCTCCTCTTCGGTTCAGTCAACATCATCATCCCTTCCTCGGTCGGTTAGCTCAGCTGGTCGTCTAGGTCCCGACTCTTCGGTACACAACCAACAGACTTACATTCCTCAGTCCTATAAACACGCCATAGTCGGTAACTCTCCTGGTTCAACATCTAGTTTCATCCACCACACAAGCTCTCACGGAGTTGTCCCAACCACATTGCCATCATCATCTTACTCACAAACACCGACATTATCTCATCAGTCAAGCTTCCCTTTCAGTCAAGATGCGTTTATGTGGGCAGGAAGGAGTTCAAATTCTGTAAACATGGGCATGAACAGCCCTTACACGCCAGCCGTGACTAGCAACAGATCTATAAGCCACATCGATGTCGAGATTGCGCGACAACAACAACCACAAAGCTTGATGACCGACGAGTTCCCTCACCTCGACATCATCAACGACCTGCTCGAAGACGAAAGCTGCAGCAACATGGCGTTTAACGGAAACATATACAATTCACAACCGCAGCTTTTCAACAGCCAATACGCTTACCGTGGTGGTGCGGATTTAGGCATGTCAGGTGAGTTTATGTCTAGTGGCAGGTCCAGAAGTTTCGGAGAAGAAGGATTCCATTACATGCCGCGTGTCTCTGCATCCGGAGCATACGGTGGGGATGGTTTGATGCCGACGCAGTGGCAAATGGGGAACGTGGACTTGTCTTTGCTAGCGATGAGGAACAGTAACTTGGAAGATACAACACCAACATATCATCATCACACGTATTCGAGTTTTTCGCCTGGGATTAATGGATACACTGAGTACAGACCTTCGTCTAATGGCCACTGA
- the LOC106370930 gene encoding ethylene response sensor 2, giving the protein MLKTLLVHVLLFFFFLTASVAGSLSICNCDDEDSFFTFEAILQSQKAGDFLIAVAYFSIPIELLYFVSRTNVPSPYNWVVCEFIAFIVLCGMTHLLAGFTYGPHWAWVTTAVTVFKMLTGIVSFLTAISLVTLLPLLLKAKVREFMLSKKTRELGREVGIIMKQTETSLHVRMLTSKIRTSLDRHTILYTTLVELSKTLGLKNCAVWIPNEIKTEMNLTHELRPGHHDGGGGGGYGGGFSIPITESDVVRIKRSEEVNMLNSGSALASVTSRGKPDGQTVGIRVPMLRVCNFKGGTPEAIHMCYAILVCVLPSRSWTYQELEIVKVVADQVAVAISHAVILEESQLMREKLAEQNRALQVARENALRANQAKAAFEEMMGDAMRRPVRSILGLLPVIARDGGLQENQKVIVDAMGRTSELLLHLVSNAGDITRPGETHCFSLRSVAKETACLARCFCVGNGFGFSTEVDRSLPDCVVGDARKVFQVVLHMLGGLVNRKIKGNVTFLVSPESSEVDSQEAVWRQCYSKEYIKVKFGFEVETSSVPSFNSSEDIVKLMQGNIRVVEDGSGLVKSLSVAFRFQLRGSMLSQGGGYSGETFKTATPPSTSNDHWRQEEIR; this is encoded by the exons ATGTTGAAGACATTGTTAGTTCACGTgcttttattcttcttcttcttaaccgCCTCCGTCGCCGGCAGCTTGTCGATATGCAACTGCGACGACGAGGACAGTTTCTTCACCTTTGAGGCAATCCTCCAATCCCAAAAGGCCGGCGACTTTCTAATCGCAGTCGCCTACTTCTCCATCCCAATCGAGCTCCTCTACTTCGTCAGCCGCACCAACGTGCCTTCTCCTTACAACTGGGTCGTCTGCGAGTTCATAGCCTTCATCGTCCTCTGCGGCATGACCCATCTCCTCGCGGGCTTCACCTACGGGCCTCACTGGGCCTGGGTCACGACAGCTGTCACCGTCTTCAAAATGCTGACTGGGATCGTCTCATTCCTCACGGCCATCTCGCTCGTCACCCTCTTGCCTTTGCTTTTAAAAGCAAAGGTTCGAGAGTTTATGCTGAGCAAGAAGACGAGAGAGCTTGGCCGTGAGGTTGGGATTATAATGAAGCAGACGGAGACGAGTTTGCATGTACGTATGCTTACCAGCAAGATAAGGACGTCGTTGGATAGGCATACGATACTGTACACCACGCTTGTGGAGTTGTCGAAGACTCTGGGGTTAAAGAACTGCGCGGTTTGGATACCTAATGAGATTAAAACGGAGATGAATCTTACTCACGAGTTGAGACCGGGGCACCACGATGGTGGCGGCGGTGGTGGTTATGGTGGTGGGTTTTCGATACCGATCACTGAGTCTGATGTTGTGAGGATTAAGAGGAGTGAGGAAGTGAATATGTTGAACTCTGGCTCTGCGCTTGCCTCGGTCACTAGCCGAGGCAAGCCAGACGGCCAGACGGTTGGGATCAGAGTCCCGATGCTTCGTGTTTGTAACTTTAAAGGCGGGACGCCCGAGGCGATCCACATGTGTTACGCCATCTTGGTTTGTGTGCTTCCCTCGCGGAGTTGGACTTACCAAGAGCTGGAGATCGTTAAAGTTGTGGCTGATCAAGTCGCGGTCGCCATCTCTCACGCTGTGATTCTAGAAGAATCACAGCTCATGAGAGAGAAGCTCGCGGAACAGAACCGCGCGCTTCAGGTGGCGAGGGAGAACGCGCTTAGAGCTAACCAGGCCAAAGCTGCGTTCGAGGAGATGATGGGGGATGCGATGAGGCGTCCTGTTCGGTCCATCCTCGGCTTGTTGCCTGTGATAGCGCGAGACGGGGGATTACAAGAGAACCAAAAGGTTATCGTCGATGCAATGGGGAGAACCAGCGAGCTACTACTGCACCTCGTGAGCAATGCTGGGGATATAACACGTCCTGGAGAGACGCATTGTTTCAGTTTGCGTTCTGTTGCGAAGGAAACGGCTTGCTTGGCGAGGTGTTTCTGCGTGGGGAACGGGTTTGGTTTCTCGACGGAGGTTGATAGATCATTGCCTGATTGCGTCGTAGGCGATGCTAGAAAGGTGTTTCAAGTGGTCTTGCATATGCTAGGAGGTTTAGTGAACCGGAAGATCAAAGGTAATGTGACTTTCTTGGTTTCACCGGAAAGCTCAGAAGTAGATAGCCAAGAAGCGGTATGGCGACAATGCTATTCGAAAGAATACATCAAAGTTAAATTCGGATTCGAGGTAGAGACTAGTAGCGTCCCGAGCTTCAACAGCAGTGAAGATATTGTAAAG TTAATGCAAGGAAACATTAGGGTGGTGGAGGATGGTTCAGGTTTGGTGAAAAGCCTCTCTGTTGCTTTCAGGTTCCAGCTCCGGGGATCTATGCTGTCTCAAGGCGGTGGATATTCTGGAGAAACTTTTAAAACGGCAACTCCTCCATCTACTAGTAACGATCATTGGCGTCAGGAAGAGATCAGATAA
- the LOC106370931 gene encoding TNF receptor-associated factor homolog 1b isoform X3: MDQNCRRRMSREKMDVILKGVVKHFFIEKEVTSTLVMDSLYSGLKALQGQAKNKKARPSLLDAKELPAPIVSVDKDMFVLVDDVLLLLERAALEPLPTHEDKSPQNRTKDANDGEEVNNEVVERDERRLTELGRRTVEIYVLTHIFSSKIEVAYQEAIALKRQEELIREEEEAWLAETEQRAKRGAAEREKKSKKKQAKQKRNKNKGKDKRKEEKVTVATHEKDLKENQHDEEEKDSVTERAQSSAEKTDILGDVSDDVSDSVDGSVDILHPDLEDGDSSSVHWETDTLETYPPPSGGSDISISTPNGIGERKNQSTVDDSSSTCSNDSIRSGVNNGSYKGNALNFRNQKSPNKGTNHQVKMISDTRSLASETDNQPSTLGTESKSQSSPSESDWVVVSRIQEPESSRNRSPVGKERNVAQIIVNSVDMDRLKVKSAAVLSSPRSAAKNPSPLTQTKPEKKSVDAVPNRKVISAPGPPSSSQVVRPSSEIQSQTVGPRADVQKISAPKQSATTTTISRPSSAPIIPAMQPAPIIASSSVQSTSSSLPRSVSSAGRLGPDSSVHNQQTYIPQSYKHAIVGNSPGSTSSFIHHTSSHGVVPTTLPSSSYSQTPTLSHQSSFPFSQDAFMWAGRSSNSVNMGMNSPYTPAVTSNRSISHIDVEIARQQQPQSLMTDEFPHLDIINDLLEDESCSNMAFNGNIYNSQPQLFNSQYAYRGGADLGMSGEFMSSGRSRSFGEEGFHYMPRVSASGAYGGDGLMPTQWQMGNVDLSLLAMRNSNLEDTTPTYHHHTYSSFSPGINGYTEYRPSSNGH; encoded by the exons ATGGACCAGAACTGTAGGCGTCGGATGTCTAGAGAGAAAATGGACGTTATACTAAAAGGAGTTGTAAAACACTTTTTCATAGAAAAGGAAGTTACATCCACTTTGGTGATGGATTCCTTGTATAGTGGGTTGAAGGCTCTTCAAGGCCAAGCTAAGAACAAGAAAGCTAGGCCAAGTTTGTTAGATGCCAAAGAATTGCCAGCTCCGATTGTTAGTGTGGACAAAGATATGTTCGTATTAGTTGATGATGTGCTGTTGCTCCTAGAGAGAGCTGCTCTAGAACCATTGCCTACACATGAGGATAAAAGTCCCCAAAACCGTACAAAG GATGCCAATGATGGAGAAGAGGTCAACAATGAAGTCGTTGAGCGTGATGAGAGACGTTTAACTGAGTTGGGTAGACGAACCGTGGAGATATATGTTCTTACCCATATCTTCAG CAGCAAAATCGAGGTTGCATATCAAGAAGCTATTGCGCTAAAAAGGCAGGAAGAACTGATTCGCGAGGAAGAGGAAGCGTGGTTGGCAGAAACCGAACAGAGGGCCAAAAGAGGAGCAGCAGAGAGGGAGAAGAAATCTAAAAAGAAACAA GCGAAACAGAAACGGAACAAAAATAAAGGGAAGGACAAAAGGAAGGAAGAAAAGGTGACTGTTGCAACACATGAAAAGGATCTAAAAGAGAACCAACATGATGAGGAAGAAAAGGATTCTGTGACAGAGAGAGCACAATCCTCAGCTGAAAAGACTGATATTCTAGGAGATGTGTCAGACGACGTATCTGATTCTGTGGATGGTTCGGTCGACATTCTTCACCCTGATTTAGAAGATGGGGACAGTAGCTCGGTCCATTGGGAAACCGACACCTTGGAAACTTATCCTCCTCCATCAGGAGGGAGTGACATTTCCATATCCACACCCAATGGAATTGGAGAAAGAAAGAATCAGTCCACAGTGGATGATAGTTCCTCAACTTGTTCTAATGATTCTATCCGGTCAGGGGTTAACAATGGGTCGTACAAAGGGAATGCCTTGAATTTCAGAAACCAGAAGTCACCAAACAA AGGAACGAACCACCAAGTAAAAATGATATCTGATACCCGGAGCTTAGCGAGTGAAACAGATAATCAACCTTCAACACTTGGAACAGAATCAAAGAGTCAGAGTTCTCCGTCCGAATCCGATTGGGTTGTTGTCTCCCGCATCCAGGAGCCAGAGAGCTCTCGGAATCGTAGTCCCGTTGGGAAG GAACGCAACGTTGCTCAAATCATTGTGAACTCGGTTGACATGGATCGACTTAAAGTGAAAAGCGCTGCTGTGCTTTCTTCTCCCAGAAGTGCTGCCAAGAATCCTTCACCATTAACTCAGACAAAGCCGGAGAAAAAGAGCGTTGACGCTGTTCCAAATAGGAAGGTAATCTCAGCTCCTGGACCACCTTCATCAAGTCAAGTAGTGCGGCCTTCTTCAGAGATTCAGTCGCAAACTGTTGGTCCCAGAGCTGATGTGCAAAAGATCTCTGCTCCAAAACAATCTGCGACAACAACAACTATATCAAGGCCGTCTAGTGCTCCAATAATCCCTGCGATGCAACCGGCCCCTATCATCGCCTCCTCTTCGGTTCAGTCAACATCATCATCCCTTCCTCGGTCGGTTAGCTCAGCTGGTCGTCTAGGTCCCGACTCTTCGGTACACAACCAACAGACTTACATTCCTCAGTCCTATAAACACGCCATAGTCGGTAACTCTCCTGGTTCAACATCTAGTTTCATCCACCACACAAGCTCTCACGGAGTTGTCCCAACCACATTGCCATCATCATCTTACTCACAAACACCGACATTATCTCATCAGTCAAGCTTCCCTTTCAGTCAAGATGCGTTTATGTGGGCAGGAAGGAGTTCAAATTCTGTAAACATGGGCATGAACAGCCCTTACACGCCAGCCGTGACTAGCAACAGATCTATAAGCCACATCGATGTCGAGATTGCGCGACAACAACAACCACAAAGCTTGATGACCGACGAGTTCCCTCACCTCGACATCATCAACGACCTGCTCGAAGACGAAAGCTGCAGCAACATGGCGTTTAACGGAAACATATACAATTCACAACCGCAGCTTTTCAACAGCCAATACGCTTACCGTGGTGGTGCGGATTTAGGCATGTCAGGTGAGTTTATGTCTAGTGGCAGGTCCAGAAGTTTCGGAGAAGAAGGATTCCATTACATGCCGCGTGTCTCTGCATCCGGAGCATACGGTGGGGATGGTTTGATGCCGACGCAGTGGCAAATGGGGAACGTGGACTTGTCTTTGCTAGCGATGAGGAACAGTAACTTGGAAGATACAACACCAACATATCATCATCACACGTATTCGAGTTTTTCGCCTGGGATTAATGGATACACTGAGTACAGACCTTCGTCTAATGGCCACTGA
- the LOC106370931 gene encoding TNF receptor-associated factor homolog 1b isoform X2, which yields MAETVPEVSGVSSNGHHSVSGGEALSLWRSSGQVENGTPSTSPSYWDTDDDEEDYGLKPSQLFGKHTWKIAKFSEINKRELRSSVFDAGGYKWYILIYPQGCDVCNHLSLFLCVANHEKLLPGWSHFAQFTIAVVNKDSKKSKFSDTLHRFWKKEHDWGWKKFMELPKLHEGFIDDSDSLTIEAQVQVIRERVDRPFRCLHCGYRRELVRVYFNNVEQHCRRFVEEKRSKLGRLIEDKARWTSFGVFWLGMDQNCRRRMSREKMDVILKGVVKHFFIEKEVTSTLVMDSLYSGLKALQGQAKNKKARPSLLDAKELPAPIVSVDKDMFVLVDDVLLLLERAALEPLPTHEDKSPQNRTKDANDGEEVNNEVVERDERRLTELGRRTVEIYVLTHIFSKIEVAYQEAIALKRQEELIREEEEAWLAETEQRAKRGAAEREKKSKKKQAKQKRNKNKGKDKRKEEKVTVATHEKDLKENQHDEEEKDSVTERAQSSAEKTDILGDVSDDVSDSVDGSVDILHPDLEDGDSSSVHWETDTLETYPPPSGGSDISISTPNGIGERKNQSTVDDSSSTCSNDSIRSGVNNGSYKGNALNFRNQKSPNKGTNHQVKMISDTRSLASETDNQPSTLGTESKSQSSPSESDWVVVSRIQEPESSRNRSPVGKERNVAQIIVNSVDMDRLKVKSAAVLSSPRSAAKNPSPLTQTKPEKKSVDAVPNRKVISAPGPPSSSQVVRPSSEIQSQTVGPRADVQKISAPKQSATTTTISRPSSAPIIPAMQPAPIIASSSVQSTSSSLPRSVSSAGRLGPDSSVHNQQTYIPQSYKHAIVGNSPGSTSSFIHHTSSHGVVPTTLPSSSYSQTPTLSHQSSFPFSQDAFMWAGRSSNSVNMGMNSPYTPAVTSNRSISHIDVEIARQQQPQSLMTDEFPHLDIINDLLEDESCSNMAFNGNIYNSQPQLFNSQYAYRGGADLGMSGEFMSSGRSRSFGEEGFHYMPRVSASGAYGGDGLMPTQWQMGNVDLSLLAMRNSNLEDTTPTYHHHTYSSFSPGINGYTEYRPSSNGH from the exons ATGGCAGAGACTGTTCCTGAAGTTTCTGGAGTGAGCTCAAATGGACATCACAGTGTATCAGGAGGAGAAGCACTCTCCTTGTGGAGGTCTTCTGGTCAAGTGGAGAATGGGACCCCATCAACATCTCCCTCTTACTGGGACAccgatgatgatgaagaagattaCG GCCTTAAACCCTCTCAATTATTTGGGAAACATACTTGGAAGATAGCTAAATTCTCAGAAATCAACAAAAGGGAGCTCCGTAGCAGTGTTTTTGATGCTGGCGGCTACAAATG gtatattttaatttatccaCAAGGATGTGATGTTTGCAATCATCTTTCCTTGTTCCTCTGTGTTGCAAACcatgagaaacttcttccag GCTGGAGTCATTTCGCTCAGTTCACTATAGCTGTGGTGAATAAAGATTCAAAGAAATCCAAGTTTTCAG ATACGCTGCACCGGTTTTGGAAGAAAGAGCATGATTGGGGATGGAAAAAGTTTATGGAGTTGCCTAAGTTACATGAAGGGTTCATAGATGATTCTGACTCTCTTACGATTGAGGCTCAAGTTCAGGTGATCAG GGAGAGGGTGGACCGACCTTTTCGCTGCCTTCATTGCGGTTATAGGAGAGAGCTGGTTAGGGTGTATTTTAATAATGTTGAGCAACATTGCCGACGTTTTGTGGAAGAGAAAAGAAGCAAGCTTGGGAGGTTGATAGAGGACAAGGCAAGATGGACGAG CTTCGGTGTTTTCTGGTTAGGGATGGACCAGAACTGTAGGCGTCGGATGTCTAGAGAGAAAATGGACGTTATACTAAAAGGAGTTGTAAAACACTTTTTCATAGAAAAGGAAGTTACATCCACTTTGGTGATGGATTCCTTGTATAGTGGGTTGAAGGCTCTTCAAGGCCAAGCTAAGAACAAGAAAGCTAGGCCAAGTTTGTTAGATGCCAAAGAATTGCCAGCTCCGATTGTTAGTGTGGACAAAGATATGTTCGTATTAGTTGATGATGTGCTGTTGCTCCTAGAGAGAGCTGCTCTAGAACCATTGCCTACACATGAGGATAAAAGTCCCCAAAACCGTACAAAG GATGCCAATGATGGAGAAGAGGTCAACAATGAAGTCGTTGAGCGTGATGAGAGACGTTTAACTGAGTTGGGTAGACGAACCGTGGAGATATATGTTCTTACCCATATCTTCAG CAAAATCGAGGTTGCATATCAAGAAGCTATTGCGCTAAAAAGGCAGGAAGAACTGATTCGCGAGGAAGAGGAAGCGTGGTTGGCAGAAACCGAACAGAGGGCCAAAAGAGGAGCAGCAGAGAGGGAGAAGAAATCTAAAAAGAAACAA GCGAAACAGAAACGGAACAAAAATAAAGGGAAGGACAAAAGGAAGGAAGAAAAGGTGACTGTTGCAACACATGAAAAGGATCTAAAAGAGAACCAACATGATGAGGAAGAAAAGGATTCTGTGACAGAGAGAGCACAATCCTCAGCTGAAAAGACTGATATTCTAGGAGATGTGTCAGACGACGTATCTGATTCTGTGGATGGTTCGGTCGACATTCTTCACCCTGATTTAGAAGATGGGGACAGTAGCTCGGTCCATTGGGAAACCGACACCTTGGAAACTTATCCTCCTCCATCAGGAGGGAGTGACATTTCCATATCCACACCCAATGGAATTGGAGAAAGAAAGAATCAGTCCACAGTGGATGATAGTTCCTCAACTTGTTCTAATGATTCTATCCGGTCAGGGGTTAACAATGGGTCGTACAAAGGGAATGCCTTGAATTTCAGAAACCAGAAGTCACCAAACAA AGGAACGAACCACCAAGTAAAAATGATATCTGATACCCGGAGCTTAGCGAGTGAAACAGATAATCAACCTTCAACACTTGGAACAGAATCAAAGAGTCAGAGTTCTCCGTCCGAATCCGATTGGGTTGTTGTCTCCCGCATCCAGGAGCCAGAGAGCTCTCGGAATCGTAGTCCCGTTGGGAAG GAACGCAACGTTGCTCAAATCATTGTGAACTCGGTTGACATGGATCGACTTAAAGTGAAAAGCGCTGCTGTGCTTTCTTCTCCCAGAAGTGCTGCCAAGAATCCTTCACCATTAACTCAGACAAAGCCGGAGAAAAAGAGCGTTGACGCTGTTCCAAATAGGAAGGTAATCTCAGCTCCTGGACCACCTTCATCAAGTCAAGTAGTGCGGCCTTCTTCAGAGATTCAGTCGCAAACTGTTGGTCCCAGAGCTGATGTGCAAAAGATCTCTGCTCCAAAACAATCTGCGACAACAACAACTATATCAAGGCCGTCTAGTGCTCCAATAATCCCTGCGATGCAACCGGCCCCTATCATCGCCTCCTCTTCGGTTCAGTCAACATCATCATCCCTTCCTCGGTCGGTTAGCTCAGCTGGTCGTCTAGGTCCCGACTCTTCGGTACACAACCAACAGACTTACATTCCTCAGTCCTATAAACACGCCATAGTCGGTAACTCTCCTGGTTCAACATCTAGTTTCATCCACCACACAAGCTCTCACGGAGTTGTCCCAACCACATTGCCATCATCATCTTACTCACAAACACCGACATTATCTCATCAGTCAAGCTTCCCTTTCAGTCAAGATGCGTTTATGTGGGCAGGAAGGAGTTCAAATTCTGTAAACATGGGCATGAACAGCCCTTACACGCCAGCCGTGACTAGCAACAGATCTATAAGCCACATCGATGTCGAGATTGCGCGACAACAACAACCACAAAGCTTGATGACCGACGAGTTCCCTCACCTCGACATCATCAACGACCTGCTCGAAGACGAAAGCTGCAGCAACATGGCGTTTAACGGAAACATATACAATTCACAACCGCAGCTTTTCAACAGCCAATACGCTTACCGTGGTGGTGCGGATTTAGGCATGTCAGGTGAGTTTATGTCTAGTGGCAGGTCCAGAAGTTTCGGAGAAGAAGGATTCCATTACATGCCGCGTGTCTCTGCATCCGGAGCATACGGTGGGGATGGTTTGATGCCGACGCAGTGGCAAATGGGGAACGTGGACTTGTCTTTGCTAGCGATGAGGAACAGTAACTTGGAAGATACAACACCAACATATCATCATCACACGTATTCGAGTTTTTCGCCTGGGATTAATGGATACACTGAGTACAGACCTTCGTCTAATGGCCACTGA